The Eublepharis macularius isolate TG4126 chromosome 3, MPM_Emac_v1.0, whole genome shotgun sequence genome has a window encoding:
- the LOC129326250 gene encoding uncharacterized protein LOC129326250: protein MMSLTNQDWPLRPGNPGLQEIDMPPRRTRGTFWQFEEVSLLLKIVLRLGFAADFMSSAHQRNRGAYHAIARKLTDAGYSRNANQCRTKFKRLKCEFMASLTACQGIPSCSGRIPHHHSMMRLWIAAGRPRWEDRHHEATSYRHEGEEEPTEETGSEVTVPMDEMALQPSSEAVKQEEGNCSEFNEEVTPQQAVIPPEQLTEHSGDPCEECIQARCPLHTVNVPSSSLAREQPLEILETVHKAVGTCLSCAKKTNRRMDSLQALVKKLENNVRNLNEENKKLRSDIDNVLSRFKEM from the exons ATGATGTCTCTGACAAATCAGGATTGGCCTCTTCGACCGGGGAACCCAGGACTACAGGAAATAGACATGCCACCACGGAGAACTAGGGGCACCTTTTGGCAATTTGAGGAGGTGTCCCTGCTTCTGAAAATTGTTCTGCGTCTTGGTTTTGCAGCCGATTTTATGTCGAGCGCACACCAGCGCAACAGGGGGGCGTACCATGCCATTGCTAGGAAGCTGACTGATGCTGGTTATAGCCGAAATGCCAACCAGTGCAGGACCAAATTTAAAAGGCTGAAATGCGAGTTCATGGCATCCCTTACGGCATGCCAAGGCATCCCAAGCTGCAGCGGGCGGATCCCACACCATCACTCAATGATGCGTTTGTGGATAGCTGCTGGGAGACCACGCTGGGAGGATCGCCACCATGAAG CAACATCATACAGacatgagggggaggaggagcccaCGGAGGAAACAGGCTCAGAGGTGACCGTGCCAATGGATGAAATGGCCTTGCAACCCAGTTCTGAGGCAGTGAAGCAAGAAGAGGGAAACTGCTCCGAGTTCAATGAAGAAGTCACACCTCAGCAAGCAGTGATTCCACCAGAACAGCTGACTGAGCATTCAG GTGACCCCTGTGAGGAATGCATTCAAGCGCGGTGTCCACTACACACTGTAAATGTGCCTTCTTCATCTTTGGCAAGGGAACAGCCCCTTGAGATACTGGAGACTGTTCACAAGGCAGTGGGAACATGCCTCAGCTGCG CAAAGAAAACCAACAGAAGGATGGACAGCCTGCAGGCCTTGGTGAAGAAGCTAGAAAACAATGTGAGGAATTTGAATGAGGAGAACAAGAAATTGAGGTCCGACATTGATAATGTGCTGTCAAGGTTTAAGGAGATGTAG
- the LOC129326251 gene encoding putative nuclease HARBI1 encodes MSAVRALALALLHIIFIYIQRSIDACNSYWMRVVRRRRMLRKSLALRCIPPPLWRTRRTAMNRARFLAVAGIRVPRRYWIYPRSRDWWDNFVTAIWDDQLWIENFRMTRETFNELVHSIGHRLSRQRTRLRNPISVEMRVSIALWYLANCSTYRQCMNQFGVGISTVAGIVLEVCLAIELELLSRVVCLGPDVARIMSGFQKLGFPHCIGAVDGTHVAICKFKGRGREYINRKKFNSILIQGTVDHTGRFIDAEVGWSGRNHDAFVFVNSAICTAMDAGVFVPGNPSLTIEGVTVPPLIISDAAYPMRRWLMKPFNRPHTPAEAYFDRCLTRARTIVERCFGRLKGRWRCLRSQLMVAEENVTCIATACVVLHNICELKGHGIPEDDSPVRPVEVDEESLELPVGDRRHREEGKLVRDALARHMFRNREI; translated from the exons ATGTCTGCGGTCCGAGCATTGGCACTGGCCTTGCTTCACATCATCTTTATCTATATTCAGCGATCGATCGATGCCTGCAACAGTTACTGGATGCGAGTGGTTAGAAGAAGGAGAATGCTTAGGAAATCACTTGCACTGAGGTGCATACCTCCGCCTTTATGGAGAACAaggagaacagcaatgaacagagcACGTTTTCTCGCTGTAGCCGGAATCAGAGTCCCCCGTCGCTACTGGATTTATCCCCGTAGCAGGGACTGGTGGGACAATTTCGTCACTGCCATATGGGATGACCAGCTGTGGATTGAAAATTTTCGTATGACCAGGGAGACTTTCAATGAATTGGTTCATTCCATAGGGCACCGTCTTTCCCGTCAGCGCACCAGACTTCGCAATCCAATCTCTGTGGAGATGAGAGTCTCCATAGCACTTTGGTATCTTGCCAACTGTTCGACTTACCGTCAATGCATGAACCAATTCGGAGTGGGTATTTCAACAGTGGCAGGAATCGTCTTGGAGGTCTGCTTGGCGATAGAATTGGAGCTACTCAGTAGAGTCGTGTGCCTTGGACCTGATGTGGCGAGG ATTATGTCTGGATTTCAGAAACTTGGCTTTCCTCATTGCATTGGTGCAGTTGATGGCACCcatgttgccatttgcaaatttaaAGGCCGTGGACGGGAGTACATCAACCGCAAGAAATTCAATTCCATTCTCATCCAGGGCACGGTGGACCATACTGGAAGATTCATtgatgcagaggttggctggagtGGGCGGAACCATGACGCCTTTGTTTTTGTGAATTCTGCAATTTGTACGGCAATGGATGCGGGGGTGTTTGTGCCAGGCAACCCCAGTCTTACAATAGAGGGTGTAACCGTGCCACCACTCATCATATCTGATGCAGCCTACCCCATGAGAAGGTGGCTGATGAAGCCCTTCAATAGGCCCCACACTCCCGCAGAAGCATACTTTGACCGCTGCCTCACCAGAGCTAGGACCATAGTGGAAAGATGTTTCGGACGTTTGAAGGGGCGCTGGAGGTGTTTGAGGTCACAGCTTATGGTTGCGGAGGAGAATGTGACCTGCATAGCTACCGCGTGTGTGGTGCTACATAACATTTGTGAATTGAAAGGTCATGGCATTCCAGAGGATGATTCTCCCGTGAGGCCAGTGGAGGTGGATGAGGAATCTCTTGAACTCCCTGTGGGAGACAGAAGGCACCGGGAGGAGGGGAAGTTGGTGCGCGATGCCCTTGCACGCCACATGTTTCGAAACAGAGAAATCTAA